In one window of Denticeps clupeoides chromosome 2, fDenClu1.1, whole genome shotgun sequence DNA:
- the ube4a gene encoding ubiquitin conjugation factor E4 A isoform X2, which translates to MTFHLTVSIAELYAKAPTDHIVDTGQVVVLPPVGWSCSSEMTDQGNNNQNISRNPFAALFSSLADAKQFAAGQKQCTEAPSDESGESHSESENSVSDSVEDNDDSVAEISRSFRSRQELCEQLNINHMIQRIFLITLDNSDPSLRGGNGIPPRCVYLEEMAADLDGQDWLDMDTIEQALFNRLLLLEPGNHLIYMTSCSVVNLSADRDAGEKCAIPYLYACYQRAKEEVTKVPEKLLSYAMRCKNLTVSNARTVLLTPEIYISQTIYEQLLDLLLDGVSGARMEEVVEFVEEVIAGLLADQEVRTFGEIMVPVFDIFQGRVKDLDLCQLLLYSYLDVLLYFSRQKDVAKVLVEHIQPKDPINGLQYQKTLLGTVLSISCLLKTPGVVENHGYFLSTSRSSPQEMKVQEANIHQFMCQFHEKLYQLLKNLLQQSSETRHLLLSWLGGCLQANAGRAKIWANQMPEIFFQMYASDAFFLNLGAALLKLCQPFCRPHLPKLLTFNPTYCALRELSEEERRIRNVHARGLDKETCLIPVPPEQTTEFSQSYSLLTENLIFTQLTLHLGFHRLHDQMVKMNQSLHRLQGTWREVQLGGAAAEPLREQFERLMTIYLSTKAAATQSAMLQNCLNLQASCAALLVQLALNNHGPEHQPLSFPLPTLHNSLLCYVPEFFVENMGDFFIFLRRFADEVLETSAESIEQVLNFITVFMGNVERMKNPHLRAKLAEVLESVMPHMDMGLAGAAQPIMFQRQRVFCTFCHAPQLAEALITVFVDIEFTGDPHQFEQKFNYRRPMYPILKYMWDQEIYRESIKHLAIYASENLEAMNPPLFLRFLNLLMNDAIFLLDEAIQYLSKIKLLQLERDRGEWEGLAPDAHREKESSLQMFGQLARFHNIMSNETIGTLAFLTSEIKGLFVHPFLAERIISMLNYFLQHLVGPKMGALKVKDFSEFDFKPQQLVSDICTIYLNLGDEENFCASVPKDGRSYSPTLFCQTIRVLKKIHKPGDMIVSFSLLADKIKSLADRHQQEEETFSDAPDEFLDPIMSTLMLDPVVLPSSNVTVDRSTIARHLLSDQTDPFNRSPLTMDQIRPNEELKQQIHRWLAEHKQGHEEVGPSG; encoded by the exons ATGACGTTTCACCTCACGGTGTCAATAGCGGAACTGTATGCTAAAGCCCCAACTGACCATATCGTAGATACAGGCCAG GTCGTCGTTTTGCCACCTGTTGGATGGAGCTGCTCAAGTGAGATGACTGACCAGGGAAATAACAACCAGAACATTTCCAGAAACCCCTTTGCAGCACTCTTCAGTTCCCTGGCAGATGCCAAGCAGTTTGCAGCTGGTCAGAAGCAGTGCACTGAAGCACCCT CTGATGAGTCGGGAGAGAGTCATTCTGAGTCGGAAAACTCCGTATCTGACAGCGTAGAGGACAACGATGACTCTGTGGCGGAGATTAGCCGGTCCTTCCGGTCACGTCAGGAGCTGTGCGAGCAGCTCAACATCAACCACATGATCCAGCGCATCTTCCTCATCACGCTGGACAACA GTGACCCCAGCCTGAGAGGAGGAAATGGCATCCCTCCTCGGTGCGTGTACCTGGAGGAGATGGCTGCCGATCTCGATGGTCAGGACTGGCTGGACATGGACACTATTGAGCAG GCACTGTTCAACAGACTGCTGCTGCTAGAGCCAGGAAATCACCTGATCTACATGACTTCCTGCAGTGTGGTGAATCTGTCAGCTGACCGCGATGCTGGCGAGAAATGTGCAATACCTTACCTGTATGCCTGCTACCAGAGAGCCAAGGAGGAG GTCACTAAAGTGCCCGAGAAACTCTTGTCTTATGCTATGCGCTGCAAGAACTTGACAGTGTCGAATGCGCGAACTGTGCTTCTCACGCCTGAGATCTACATAAGCCAAACCATCTATGAGCAGCTTCTCGACCTTTTGCTGGATGGAGTCAGTGGGGCCA GGATGGAGGAGGTGGTAGAGTTTGTGGAGGAGGTCATTGCAGGTCTGCTGGCTGATCAGGAAGTGCGCACGTTTGGGGAGATCATGGTGCCAGTGTTTGACATTTTCCAAGGACGAGTGAAAGACCTTGACCTCTGCCAGCTGCTGCTTTACTCATACCTGGACGTTCTCCTCTACTTCAGTCGGCAAAAGGATGTTGCCAAG GTTTTAGTGGAGCACATTCAGCCCAAAGACCCTATCAATGGGCTGCAGTACCAGAAGACCCTTCTTGGCACAGTGCTCAGCATCTCCTGCTTGCTCAAGACCCCAGGAGTGGTGGAGAACCATGGCTACTTCCTTAGCACATCACGCTCTAGTCCACAGGAGATGAAGGTCCAGGAGGCCAACATTCACCAG TTCATGTGTCAGTTCCATGAAAAGCTGTACCAGCTCTTAAAGAACCTCTTGCAACAGTCAAGTGAGACGCGTCATCTCCTACTTTCATGGCTTGGAGGCTGCCTTCAGGCCAACGCTGGTCGTGCCAAGATCTGGGCCAATCAGATGCCAGAGATCTTCTTCCAGATGTATGCCTCGGATGCCTTCTTTCTTAACCTTGGCGCTGCCCTCCTGAAACTTTGCCAGCCCTTCTGTCGGCCGCACTTGCCCAAGCtgttgacctttaaccccacttactgtgcCCTGAGGGAGCTCAGTGAGGAAGAGAGACGCATCCGTAACGTCCATGCCCGAG GTCTGGATAAGGAAACATGTCTGATTCCAGTCCCTCCCGAGCAGACAACAGAGTTTTCCCAATCCTACAGTCTCCTGACGGAGAACCTCATCTTCACTCAGCTCACCTTGCACCTGGGATTCCACAG ACTGCACGATCAGATGGTGAAGATGAACCAGTCTCTGCACCGGCTGCAGGGGACTTGGCGGGAGGTGCAGCTGGGTGGAGCAGCCGCTGAGCCCCTCAGGGAGCAGTTTGAGCGACTCATGACTATCTACCTGTCCACCAAGGCGGCCGCCACCCAGTCGGCCATGCTGCAGAACTGTCTTAACCTGCAGGCCTCCTGCGCTGCCCTGCTAGTGCAGCTTGCACTCAACAACCATGGCCCTGAGCACCAGCCTCTATCCTTTCCTCTGCCTACCCTGCACAACAGCCTGCTCTGCTATGTACCAG AGTTCTTTGTGGAGAACATGGGGGATTTCTTCATTTTCCTTCGACGCTTTGCGGATGAGGTCCTGGAAACTTCAGCAGAGAGTATAGAGCAGGTGCTGAACTTCATCACTGTTTTCATGGGAAACGTGGAGAG AATGAAGAATCCACACCTGCGTGCAAAGCTGGCCGAGGTTCTGGAGTCGGTCATGCCTCACATGGATATGGGGTTAGCGGGCGCTGCACAGCCCATAATGTTCCAGCGACAACGGGTGTTCTGTACATTCTGCCATGCCCCGCAGCTGGCCGAGGCTCTCATCACTGTGTTCGTCGACATCGAATTTACAG GTGATCCTCACCAGTTTGAACAGAAATTTAACTACAGACGACCCATGTACCCCATTCTGAAGTATATGTGGGACCAGGAGATCTACAGGGAAAGTATCAAG CATCTGGCCATTTATGCTTCAGAAAACCTTGAGGCCATGAACCCACCTCTGTTCCTGCGATTCCTGAACCTTCTGATGAATGATGCAATTTTCCTGTTGGATGAGGCAATACAG TACCTGAGCAAGATCAAACTGCTGCAGCTGGAACGGGACCGTGGTGAGTGGGAGGGACTAGCACCTGATGCACACAGGGAGAAAGAGTCCAGTCTGCAGATGTTTGGCCAGCTTGCTCGCTTTCACAACATCATGTCCAATGAGACCATCGGCACGCTGGCATTCCTCACCTCAG AGATTAAGGGGCTGTTTGTACACCCCTTCCTGGCTGAGAGGATCATCTCCATGCTGAACTACTTCCTGCAGCACCTGGTTGGGCCTAAGATGGGTGCTCTGAAGGTGAAGGACTTCAGTGAGTTTGATTTCAAGCCACAGCAGCTTGTGTCCGACATCTGCACCATCTACCTCAACTTGGG AGATGAAGAAAACTTTTGTGCAAGTGTCCCAAAGGATGGGCGCTCGTACTCTCCTACTCTCTTCTGCCAGACCATTCGAGTCCTCAAGAAGATTCACAAGCCTGGAGACATGATTGTGTCCTTCAGCCTCCTTGCAGATAAAATTAAG TCCTTAGCAGACAGGCATCAGCAAGAGGAGGAAACTTTCTCCGATGCCCCAGATGAGTTCCTGGATCCAATCATGTCAACTCTCATGCTTGACCCTGTTGTCCTCCCATCTTCTAATGTGACTGTAGATCGTTCCACAATAGCACGCCATCTCCTCAG CGATCAGACAGACCCCTTCAACCGTAGCCCCCTCACCATGGACCAGATCCGGCCCAATGAGGAGCTGAAGCAGCAGATCCATCGGTGGCTGGCCGAGCACAAACAGGGCCATGAGGAGGTGGGGCCCAGTGGCtag
- the ube4a gene encoding ubiquitin conjugation factor E4 A isoform X1 — translation MTFHLTVSIAELYAKAPTDHIVDTGQVVVLPPVGWSCSSEMTDQGNNNQNISRNPFAALFSSLADAKQFAAGQKQCTEAPCDLTVTACVPADESGESHSESENSVSDSVEDNDDSVAEISRSFRSRQELCEQLNINHMIQRIFLITLDNSDPSLRGGNGIPPRCVYLEEMAADLDGQDWLDMDTIEQALFNRLLLLEPGNHLIYMTSCSVVNLSADRDAGEKCAIPYLYACYQRAKEEVTKVPEKLLSYAMRCKNLTVSNARTVLLTPEIYISQTIYEQLLDLLLDGVSGARMEEVVEFVEEVIAGLLADQEVRTFGEIMVPVFDIFQGRVKDLDLCQLLLYSYLDVLLYFSRQKDVAKVLVEHIQPKDPINGLQYQKTLLGTVLSISCLLKTPGVVENHGYFLSTSRSSPQEMKVQEANIHQFMCQFHEKLYQLLKNLLQQSSETRHLLLSWLGGCLQANAGRAKIWANQMPEIFFQMYASDAFFLNLGAALLKLCQPFCRPHLPKLLTFNPTYCALRELSEEERRIRNVHARGLDKETCLIPVPPEQTTEFSQSYSLLTENLIFTQLTLHLGFHRLHDQMVKMNQSLHRLQGTWREVQLGGAAAEPLREQFERLMTIYLSTKAAATQSAMLQNCLNLQASCAALLVQLALNNHGPEHQPLSFPLPTLHNSLLCYVPEFFVENMGDFFIFLRRFADEVLETSAESIEQVLNFITVFMGNVERMKNPHLRAKLAEVLESVMPHMDMGLAGAAQPIMFQRQRVFCTFCHAPQLAEALITVFVDIEFTGDPHQFEQKFNYRRPMYPILKYMWDQEIYRESIKHLAIYASENLEAMNPPLFLRFLNLLMNDAIFLLDEAIQYLSKIKLLQLERDRGEWEGLAPDAHREKESSLQMFGQLARFHNIMSNETIGTLAFLTSEIKGLFVHPFLAERIISMLNYFLQHLVGPKMGALKVKDFSEFDFKPQQLVSDICTIYLNLGDEENFCASVPKDGRSYSPTLFCQTIRVLKKIHKPGDMIVSFSLLADKIKSLADRHQQEEETFSDAPDEFLDPIMSTLMLDPVVLPSSNVTVDRSTIARHLLSDQTDPFNRSPLTMDQIRPNEELKQQIHRWLAEHKQGHEEVGPSG, via the exons ATGACGTTTCACCTCACGGTGTCAATAGCGGAACTGTATGCTAAAGCCCCAACTGACCATATCGTAGATACAGGCCAG GTCGTCGTTTTGCCACCTGTTGGATGGAGCTGCTCAAGTGAGATGACTGACCAGGGAAATAACAACCAGAACATTTCCAGAAACCCCTTTGCAGCACTCTTCAGTTCCCTGGCAGATGCCAAGCAGTTTGCAGCTGGTCAGAAGCAGTGCACTGAAGCACCCT GTGACCTCACAGTGACTGCATGTGTTCCAGCTGATGAGTCGGGAGAGAGTCATTCTGAGTCGGAAAACTCCGTATCTGACAGCGTAGAGGACAACGATGACTCTGTGGCGGAGATTAGCCGGTCCTTCCGGTCACGTCAGGAGCTGTGCGAGCAGCTCAACATCAACCACATGATCCAGCGCATCTTCCTCATCACGCTGGACAACA GTGACCCCAGCCTGAGAGGAGGAAATGGCATCCCTCCTCGGTGCGTGTACCTGGAGGAGATGGCTGCCGATCTCGATGGTCAGGACTGGCTGGACATGGACACTATTGAGCAG GCACTGTTCAACAGACTGCTGCTGCTAGAGCCAGGAAATCACCTGATCTACATGACTTCCTGCAGTGTGGTGAATCTGTCAGCTGACCGCGATGCTGGCGAGAAATGTGCAATACCTTACCTGTATGCCTGCTACCAGAGAGCCAAGGAGGAG GTCACTAAAGTGCCCGAGAAACTCTTGTCTTATGCTATGCGCTGCAAGAACTTGACAGTGTCGAATGCGCGAACTGTGCTTCTCACGCCTGAGATCTACATAAGCCAAACCATCTATGAGCAGCTTCTCGACCTTTTGCTGGATGGAGTCAGTGGGGCCA GGATGGAGGAGGTGGTAGAGTTTGTGGAGGAGGTCATTGCAGGTCTGCTGGCTGATCAGGAAGTGCGCACGTTTGGGGAGATCATGGTGCCAGTGTTTGACATTTTCCAAGGACGAGTGAAAGACCTTGACCTCTGCCAGCTGCTGCTTTACTCATACCTGGACGTTCTCCTCTACTTCAGTCGGCAAAAGGATGTTGCCAAG GTTTTAGTGGAGCACATTCAGCCCAAAGACCCTATCAATGGGCTGCAGTACCAGAAGACCCTTCTTGGCACAGTGCTCAGCATCTCCTGCTTGCTCAAGACCCCAGGAGTGGTGGAGAACCATGGCTACTTCCTTAGCACATCACGCTCTAGTCCACAGGAGATGAAGGTCCAGGAGGCCAACATTCACCAG TTCATGTGTCAGTTCCATGAAAAGCTGTACCAGCTCTTAAAGAACCTCTTGCAACAGTCAAGTGAGACGCGTCATCTCCTACTTTCATGGCTTGGAGGCTGCCTTCAGGCCAACGCTGGTCGTGCCAAGATCTGGGCCAATCAGATGCCAGAGATCTTCTTCCAGATGTATGCCTCGGATGCCTTCTTTCTTAACCTTGGCGCTGCCCTCCTGAAACTTTGCCAGCCCTTCTGTCGGCCGCACTTGCCCAAGCtgttgacctttaaccccacttactgtgcCCTGAGGGAGCTCAGTGAGGAAGAGAGACGCATCCGTAACGTCCATGCCCGAG GTCTGGATAAGGAAACATGTCTGATTCCAGTCCCTCCCGAGCAGACAACAGAGTTTTCCCAATCCTACAGTCTCCTGACGGAGAACCTCATCTTCACTCAGCTCACCTTGCACCTGGGATTCCACAG ACTGCACGATCAGATGGTGAAGATGAACCAGTCTCTGCACCGGCTGCAGGGGACTTGGCGGGAGGTGCAGCTGGGTGGAGCAGCCGCTGAGCCCCTCAGGGAGCAGTTTGAGCGACTCATGACTATCTACCTGTCCACCAAGGCGGCCGCCACCCAGTCGGCCATGCTGCAGAACTGTCTTAACCTGCAGGCCTCCTGCGCTGCCCTGCTAGTGCAGCTTGCACTCAACAACCATGGCCCTGAGCACCAGCCTCTATCCTTTCCTCTGCCTACCCTGCACAACAGCCTGCTCTGCTATGTACCAG AGTTCTTTGTGGAGAACATGGGGGATTTCTTCATTTTCCTTCGACGCTTTGCGGATGAGGTCCTGGAAACTTCAGCAGAGAGTATAGAGCAGGTGCTGAACTTCATCACTGTTTTCATGGGAAACGTGGAGAG AATGAAGAATCCACACCTGCGTGCAAAGCTGGCCGAGGTTCTGGAGTCGGTCATGCCTCACATGGATATGGGGTTAGCGGGCGCTGCACAGCCCATAATGTTCCAGCGACAACGGGTGTTCTGTACATTCTGCCATGCCCCGCAGCTGGCCGAGGCTCTCATCACTGTGTTCGTCGACATCGAATTTACAG GTGATCCTCACCAGTTTGAACAGAAATTTAACTACAGACGACCCATGTACCCCATTCTGAAGTATATGTGGGACCAGGAGATCTACAGGGAAAGTATCAAG CATCTGGCCATTTATGCTTCAGAAAACCTTGAGGCCATGAACCCACCTCTGTTCCTGCGATTCCTGAACCTTCTGATGAATGATGCAATTTTCCTGTTGGATGAGGCAATACAG TACCTGAGCAAGATCAAACTGCTGCAGCTGGAACGGGACCGTGGTGAGTGGGAGGGACTAGCACCTGATGCACACAGGGAGAAAGAGTCCAGTCTGCAGATGTTTGGCCAGCTTGCTCGCTTTCACAACATCATGTCCAATGAGACCATCGGCACGCTGGCATTCCTCACCTCAG AGATTAAGGGGCTGTTTGTACACCCCTTCCTGGCTGAGAGGATCATCTCCATGCTGAACTACTTCCTGCAGCACCTGGTTGGGCCTAAGATGGGTGCTCTGAAGGTGAAGGACTTCAGTGAGTTTGATTTCAAGCCACAGCAGCTTGTGTCCGACATCTGCACCATCTACCTCAACTTGGG AGATGAAGAAAACTTTTGTGCAAGTGTCCCAAAGGATGGGCGCTCGTACTCTCCTACTCTCTTCTGCCAGACCATTCGAGTCCTCAAGAAGATTCACAAGCCTGGAGACATGATTGTGTCCTTCAGCCTCCTTGCAGATAAAATTAAG TCCTTAGCAGACAGGCATCAGCAAGAGGAGGAAACTTTCTCCGATGCCCCAGATGAGTTCCTGGATCCAATCATGTCAACTCTCATGCTTGACCCTGTTGTCCTCCCATCTTCTAATGTGACTGTAGATCGTTCCACAATAGCACGCCATCTCCTCAG CGATCAGACAGACCCCTTCAACCGTAGCCCCCTCACCATGGACCAGATCCGGCCCAATGAGGAGCTGAAGCAGCAGATCCATCGGTGGCTGGCCGAGCACAAACAGGGCCATGAGGAGGTGGGGCCCAGTGGCtag